From the Aspergillus puulaauensis MK2 DNA, chromosome 1, nearly complete sequence genome, the window TTCCCCTCTTTTCCATCGGTTAGGATACCGGTGACTGAGAACAGCGGCTTCAAAGGTAGTCCACAGTTTGCTTCAATCACGCACTAGAAATAGTGACTCCATAGTCCATCCTTTCGCGTCCGTCTGCTCGCGATGGACGCAAGCGAATATGGAGTGCCTTACTTAATCAATTACCTGGAGCGAGGTGACATCATTGACTAGAGGTTGGAGCACGCACGCAACACAAACCTCTGAAGGTTCCCCACCACCCGGAGGAGAAATGGAGCCCCCGTTGAAAAGGAGGGAAAAGGGATAAGGAGACCGCCCGATAAGTTTCCGCCATAGCGGTTAATAAATTACCACCGTGTCTGGTTGCATTAGTGCAATACCAAAGCTCATCACCTGAATCTGAATCACAGACCGTTCTGTCATTTCAGCAGCCGCGTAATGACAATACGTCCTGTTGTTTCTTACAGCCCTGTCACGCAATGTTATCTGAGGCAGTTCAAGTTCCCAACTGGATGGAACGTTGCGCCTCTTGGACCAGGATCCCCGTCATGATCGCAACATTATCTTTCCTCTTGGCTCCTCCTCAAGGCTGTGCCTCTGACCGCCATGAAAGCGTGCTCCTTTAGGAaaatcctcctcccttcGCTTGGCATGCTCATTCTCAGCTTCGCTCGCTGTCTGTGCCCGTCGCCTGTGGTTTCTGGAAAACACATCCTTTGCAAGGGCTTTGTTATTTCTCGCAAGACCAGGCTGAGTTATGCGGCCTCAGCACTTTGGGGAACTAGCCCCTGGCTCCTGCAAGTGTAGCCATCAGTCACCCATGCTTCATACTGACGACAATTATTGCCGTGATCTATCCCATTCCTATACATTTGCCCCTATAATGGCCTGCCTGGTTTGactccccttctcccaacAAAGGTAGTGTGACGGGAAGAGCACAGATTGTTGTAGCGTCCCCTCCGATGACTCATGCTACTATATAAGTTAACGGGCAATGCAATGATTTGTTTGACGTCGCAATAGgtagttaactaacttagTTACCCATTGCCTATCAGTCAGCAGGCCAAAACGTGGTGTGGCTTGCTCGTTAGCATTGATATCAATAGTTTACCTGTTCGAGACTGTGGCTTGCATGGATAAAAGTTGCTTTTTTCTCGTAGCCGCGTGATCGCCCATCATTACTGCATCACTTGGCCGGAGAAACCGGAAAATCCatgctcttcttttccccttcttcttcctgcttccttctccaggCTCCAGCTCACTGCTCTTTGAGATTTCCTAAACCGGCCAGAGAACACATTCACTTTCAGGGCTAAGGCCTCCTTTCACCGTGCTCGGGCCTTGACTCGGCATTCACCCATGCTGACGGCTTCCTACAATCCTTGTTAACTATCGAGTTCTCGAGCCTTTGTCGGCCGGTACTGAATACACAAACTCGGGCTATTCGGCCGTTCCAACACCCTGTGCAAGTAATGCCTCTAAGTTATATGACGCGCTGTAATTCACGCATGTGGAGATACTGTACAAGGGCTATAGCTGGTGGATTATTTGCTTGTCAGCAAATGAACGACTGTGCTGACGGCGCTTTGGAGCGACTTCTGTCACACTTGGGGTTGCAAAATTCCGGCAGACTGCTGTCGTGGCAGACCTTAGTGGCTAGCCGCTACGCCGCATTCTGGATTACGATGGAACTGAGATATGGTGCGTGGCATGACATTGAACTCATTCACCATTTGGGCTTGTTGCATGCGGCTGAGTCTCTTCCTGCCTGATTCCATCCTTTTCACATGGAATATTACTGGCAAGAGATGGGTTTCGGATGAGGCAGCTCAAATTATGGATGGCGTAAATTGGTCACATAACTTAACCCTATTATTGTGTAAGTTCAGTCCCTCAAGAACCGCTTGGGTTGGAGAACATCAAGGAGGAGGTCCCAAAAAAGGGACATCATCACAAGTGCCTCGATTTCTCCAGATGTCTCAGTTACGCAGGTATGGCCCTTCATCCGAATACAACTCTGAGAGTTCACATATTGCACTGGTAAGGATTCTTACAGGTATTATCTCTATCCACTTCCTGCCAGGCTAGCAGGTTTTACGGCCGAAGAAATTGCTGGGCAGCGTTCGAAACTTTCGCTTGTACCTACTTGGATTTCAAAATCCACTTCATCCGAGATTCCAAGGGCTGTTTTACCTTAGCCTCACGGAGTCCCCACTGCAGTAAATATAGCAATTTATGGAGTCGCTCGGCCAATCATCCGACTGGATCTGACTGCGGGCTTCTCGAATCCTTCGAGAAGATCCCACAAGACGCACTTAATTATTATGCATTAGCAtaagcagcagcggctgaGACATATGGGGGCCGGGGACACGGAAAAGCGGTTGTGTTCTCCGTACGGCCCAGCGCCATGTCAACCCACATGCTCTTGCAGTAATTTGGCCCACAAATTCTGGTGGACTGGGGCCGAACCCAAGATCCAGGATACGGAATACCAAACACACCTGTCCAATCTTCTGCGCTGTCAATGCTTATGGGACAACTGTCGTTTCCCAATGGCGCACACAGCTGTACACAGCCCCGAGCCTTtggcttccttctccaacgcGGGAACAGGATGCCAGAAGCAACTCGCAAATCGCGGATCGCGGCTCACCGATTATGAGCCCTCTATTGCTGCTCCGCCACgtttgctgttttggacAGAAAGCCAAAGTAGCAATTCACCATCTAGCCTCACTACGAGCATGGCTTATGGGGCCAGGACGCAGGATTTGCACCTTTTATTCCCATGGCAGTGCATCGATGGAAAATACCTCCAACATACGGCTCAACGGCCGTTGAAACGACATGCGTTGGTACTGGTACTGAAGCTATCGAATTGCCAAATGCCAAATAATCGTTAATTACCGAACCGCCCTTGTACCATCAAAACCAGTATTCTCGCCATCGCGATTATTAGCTAGAACGGATAAGCCGGCTTTTTCCAACATCTGAAGCGATCCGTCGTCTCCGGTCCTCCAGAACCAAGTCCGGCAAGCCCGAAAACATTCTAAGTTTTTGGCATCTCTACCATGATGTTTGGCACCATATTTGGCTGTTGTACGGCTGCCGACAGCCTCCAATTCCCGTGCAAAGTCATGAAATGTATTCCGCAATTCCAGCATATGCCAATCGCTCAAAACTTGTCCAGGAATACCGCGGTATCTTCCGTTTACTAAAAAGAGTGGTCCCCAGATCTAGACCCTAGGTCTGGAGATAAAGCTGAGACACGAGGCGATCTTATGATACCGGGGTAACGATATCGTGTACTCGTAAATGTATCAACTGGACGGGATCTCGCCCTGAAAGAATGTGTAATTACGATTTACTACTTGTTATGTTCTGCTTTATATTGTTGCGTTTGGTGGTTGCGGATTTCGACAGCTGTATATTCCAAGGACCAACATCAAAACAACTTCTGGTTACCCAGAACAACAATGCAGTCAACCTGGTTTGTGGGACATAACCAGGTATCAATTGGCCCAGGTGTGCTCATGGGCAGGAGTGGAGCCACAACATCCACAGTAATGAGCGCGATCTTGTTTCACTGTCGACGGAAGCCAATTCGATTTCGAACGTATTCCTATAACTCCGTGTCGGTCCGGCCGGGAAGGGACAGGGTCGTCGGTGATTAATTATTGGCCCTCTCGCAAACGCGACGAAGCGTATTCCTTACTTGGTATGCTGCTTGTTAAGGTTTCGCTTGGTGAAACAGCATGGTAGTACCGTAGTTCAATGTCATTACTATGGCACGCAGCTCGCTTCATAAAATCAAGGGATGGTATGATTCGCTGGGGCTGAAACAAATGTAGTATGCATGTCATTGCAGGAGTGGACTGTGGGGGATTCTCCCAGTGTCTCGGAATTCTCAAATTCAATTAAAGGCCTGTCGATCGATATGGACCAAGAATAAGTGTACATAGATACGTACATAGTGAAGCTGGGAAGTAGAGGTAAACGTTGGAGGGAATCCAAGTCGAGGATGGCGGGACCTTGCATCGCACCTGCCTCGTGATCAACTCGATTTCAACCTCAacttctgcttcccctcgATCATCTTTCCATCCCATCTACACTCTTTTCGCAGACGGCCATCGTGTTCTAGACTTTTGGATCGAGCGTCCTAACCCAGGAACCGGGTGTAATGGATCGTCTCTCGAAACCAGTGGATTCCCACTTTACCCGATCGCTCCCAAAGATCGAAGTAGGTCACTTTCGCCCGAGTTTCAGGTTGATGCTGTGGAAACTAATCCCGGTTTGCATAGCTACATGCTCATCTAAGCGGCAGCATCAGTCGCCAATGTCTTCATGAGATATGGCTTCAGAAAAAGGCGCGCGATCCAGCCTTCGACGTAGAAGACCCATGGGTGGTGATGCCACCGGGGAAGGTGGACTTTTCTCTCAACACGTAGGTTCCTCCTAATCAACATAGGAACCAGCATCTCTTCGTACTGCGTGATTTCTTAGACTGGTAGGAGGAGTAGGAGAAGAGTAAACACCAGGCTAAACCAAGGAATACAAAGTTTCTTCCAGACATTCAACCAATCTATTTACCACCTGGTCAACGACCTCGAAAGCGTCGCGTATGCCACGACCTCAGTGCTTCAGAGCTTCCTTGATGATAGTGTTCGCTATCTCGAGCTCCGCACCATTCCTCGCGATGCATCAGATTCTTCTTTCACCCGAGAGGAATATCTCTCCACCGTTCTCGATACTGTCGCCACATTCAAATCTCGGAATCCCAACcagatatctatatacctCATCCTCGGCATGGACCGAGGCCAGCTTACGAACCATTCCAAACATGCCCATGAAATTGTTGATCtagccatcgccaaccaaGTTCGAGGCGTTGTTGGCGTCGACGTTTGCGGGAACCCAACGAAAGGTGATATTTCACTTTGTCGAGAGGCGTTCGTTAAAGCCAAAGAACATGGTCTTGGTCTTACCGTACACTTCGCTGAGGTGCACTCTGTCGGACTTCGTGAGGAGCTGCAAACGCTACTCTCTTTTAACCCAGATCGCTTAGGCCATGTTATCCATGTCCCTGAGGATATCAAACGAGAAATTGCACGCAGACAACTGGGATTAGAACTGTGCATATCATGCAATGTCCACGCGAAAATGTTTGATGGAGGGTTCCTCGATCATCATTTTGGGTATTGGAGGCATGAGGAGTGTCCAATCATCCTTTGCGTGAGTTCCTCCTTCGCTACTATTGTTACCATGCGCTAAACCGATTTGAATAGACCGACGATGTGGGCTTTTTCTGCAGCCCTGTCTCGAATGAGTACAGCCTGGCCGCGGAGCATTTTCAACTGAACCGAACTGATGTTCTCAACATTTCCCGAAAAGCTATTAATGCAATATTTGggggggagaaagaaaaggagcGTCTTAGAGAGCTTTTGGATGAATTTGGATTTGCGCATAACTAATAATGATATCTTGTTTCAACATATTTCGATTAGTTGCCTGTGTCTGGTATCATGACCTCGTGATTTCAAATTTATTATACATTGGGGAACACCATATCAGCCCTGCCAGCGGAACTTGCCCTCCTTCAAGGTTTGCACAATTCCTACACTCAACGCCTCTCTATGCACGGCCGCCAGGCTCCCAAACCTTTGCACCATTCCTCCCCGATACAACTCCGCTATCCATCGCCAATATGGAGACATCCTCGTCCAGTTGTTGGAGATTGTGTTTGCTGAGTTCTCCGTCGTACTCAGGGTTAGATTGCCCTTCATTTCAGGCGTGAGGTTAACGCTGACTTGGTCCGGAACGTTAGTCAAGTCCAGATATGCGTCCAGGAGTGGGCGACTGAAGGATTCGGCATAGCGCATGTACTCTTCCAGGGAGAGAAAGTCGTCTGTGGGGATGTCGTTTTCGCTTTTGCCGCCAACCATGAAGGCCCTAGGGTTTCGAGGTCCGTTCTCTTCGACCCATTCCTTCTCTGAAAGATAggtctcttcttctttgagGAAAGCCTTATGAATTCGGCGGTGCGGCGTCTGCTTGATGTTTTCGCGCATGGCAAGCAGAGGGATGTACGGATTAACAAGACTCAGACCGCCAAGCTCGATAGGGAAGTAAAATAGACCCTCAGGAATGTCATGGACGTTGAACCGCTTTGCAATTTCTTCTCGCAGGCTATCAGTAACGCCACTGCCATTGTTATCGGGGAAAACGGAGCGTTCGATGTGACTGAGGGTAGAGATGGCCATGTCAATGTGTTCCCTACCGAAACAAACAGCTGGTGTTGCAAAGTTGTTCACAAAAAAGCGGCCGAAGTAACTGTTCCATGCCTGAATCCACGCGAAAATGCTCTTGCAGGCCGAAAGCTGACGCCGGAGCTCGGAAATGTGCTCTTCAACCTTGTCCTGATCGATGACGAAGCGGCGTTGCTGAGAGTCTAGTTTCAAAAATCCCCAGCGGATATCGCCGGATGGAAGCAAGCCCTTTCCATCGGTATCGTCGTTGTCAGAAGTCAAGACTTGCGGGACTTTCtcgccagctccatcccAGCGTACGGTTCCAGTTTTTTCTTCATTGAACTGCAGTCCCATGACTTTGGCGAAGTCAGTCATAGATGTCCACGCTTGGACACACGTCTTCTCTTGACCCCATAACCAGAAGTCGTCGTGCAACCGGTAGAGATATGCTCCGTCCGTACTTTGGTTCACGGCATAATCCATGCAGAAAAGCACGGCTTCACCCATAGCCGTTGAGAGTGTATGGCTCATTGGGATCCCCGTCTTCCGAACCGAGGGTGCGGCATTTGGACCGTCATGGACGAATTTTACCGGCGCTTCCAGGAAAGTACGGAAGACATCTAGCCAGTCTTGAGGGACGCCAAAGTAGGAAAGAACCGTGAGCATCGTGGTGTGAGGGAGAGATGGACCAAACCACTTGAAGTCTGACCGAATAGCTGTGAATTGTCCATGCAAGGTGGTGTGGAGGATAGATtcggtgaggaggaggtgaagaagggagTGTTTTGTTTCAAGCGCGTTCTTGGGACGTGTttcgtcgccgctgtcgctATCATCGTCGTAGTTCGGCACACTCTCATCCTCCGAAGAAGGCAACTGGCTCATAAAGTAgttttctttataaatccGTTGTCTTTCGTCATTCACAGAATGCACCCCACGGAAGCGATCAATGCCAATGAAGTAACTCCGCCTTAATTTATCCTCCTGGGGAATATGATCGCGTGGTTTTTTCCAACCGCGCGAACCCAAGAAGGTGTCAAATGCAGACCGAAGGGCGACCGACCATTTGAGACCCAGGTAGTGGAACATGATGCTGTCCAGCAGATCGCCATCCATGAACACTCGATACTTCCCATTCAGTTGGCGACGCATTTCCACTGGAACGCCCTCATCGGGCCAGGTCCAGCTATCTAAGGAGGCAAGGCGCATGTTCAAAACGTCAACGACCTCCCGGGCCACAGCCCGATTCCGCGTAAGTTCCTTGAGGATGCCCGTTTTCTCCTTTGTCAGAAGATCGGTCTTCAAGAGTGATGCGGATACCGACGAAAGATCGTCCACAGTGAGCCAGGTTTTGCTCGCCGAGAGGCCCGTCGCGAAGGATTTGATGCTTTCACGAAGCTCTTTCAGTGCCTGCTGCGACAGCGCCGTCTGCGTGAAAAGGGAGTCCAGGTATGCGCGAATAGCGTCCTCTTGGACTTTGGACTCGCTAAACACGATACTCTCCCAAGTCTGTCTCTGCTCCTGCATCTCTGCACGTCCCACATTCTCCATACCCAAGTCCTCAGTACCCTCCTCTTCAGTGGTCGGAACTGAAACTGCACCAGAAGTCTCAAGATCCTCTAGCCATTCAGTCACAAGCGCACTATAGAATGATGCATGGTCATGTGCTCGCTCCATGTACATGATCTCCGCCTCGAGCGACGCAATCCACTCCTTCAAACTAGACTGGGACACCGAGGGGTCATACTTCCCTTGCAGGAGGAACCGGCGCATGTTCGCGTGGATTGCACGCTCAGTTCCGTCCGAAACTGGAGTTTCAAACGACTCCGCATCGACATCGAGATCCTCTTTGTCGAATGCATCGTTGGGGTGGCCCTTGAGTTTGGTGACGCCCTCCAGCAAAATATGGGCCTTGGATCGCAGGTCAGAAGCCGCGGTAGCGGATTGGATGATATTACTCCGACGTTTCTCAAATAGGACGCGCTGCTTAGAAAGTTCTTTGattttggtggtggtaatCGAGCGAAGAGTTTGGGGAAGAGCGCTGACGGAAGCCATGTTTACGAAGGACAGGGAGATAAGACGCGCGGTTaagaagttggagttggggtATAATAAGAGTGAAGAGCGAAAGTAAAACAGATTTCGAAGGCGAGTAGGCGATTTCAGCAAAGCTGAAGGGACCAGAGAAAGTATCCAGCGATGGttaaagaaggaaagaagaaaactATCTGAAGTGAGCGATGCCACAGGCTTTTATGTCGCCTGGTTGAACTTCCAACGAAGCTAGCGACAAGCGAGACTTGGAAATGAGTCAAGCCTGAGTCTTAATTAAAGGAAATGGCTTTTCACAACAGGTTGAAGCGCGTAAGAAACTATATCAGGCTGTCCCGAGAAAAAATGATTTGATGAGGCTCTCCTGCGTATGACGTCACGCCTGCCCGTTTCGGTCCCCGACGAGGCATAAGTAGTAGAGCTTTGATCTGTGATGGCCTAGACTTTTGATGTGCTGTTCAAAAGCGAAGTTAAACTCTTCAAGACTGAAATCTCCGCGGCTAAAAGCGGGCTGTGATTCGAAGTCTAAGGTCTTAGACACAGCGACCTACAAACGGCGCGTAAACGGTTTGCGAACCCTAATCAAATACCAATCAATCAATACACTACCTCAAGGCCACTCCGACACAACCTAACAAATCGCCCATTACCTCTCCGGTCAGTCTACGATTTGTAAAACCCCTAATGGACAACTTTGAAGTTCTTTATTTAGCTGCTATATTTAGAGACTCTTTAACAGGGGTCTGTTTCAAGTGGAAGGAACTTAGGCTGACCCGCTACAGACACACTCCGGCGGCTACACACACGCCTGCCTAGGCTAAAGCCAGCTAAGGATATTGAACGCGTTGCAGGCAGTCCTGCTTCAAACCGTCGGGTACTTGAATGCGCTACTGGTAATGCAATTACGGTCTAATTGGATACTAAGTAGCAGTACTTGGTTAGGTACTACGTGGGTTATTGCCAGCGTGGTGGATACTTGGTAAGGTTCATTCAAAGAGGCTACTTAGGAAGGAGCAAACGACTTTCCCGTCGTCCATTGCACCTGCCCTGGGGTTTTAGGTACTATCGGGATACTTGCGGAGAAGGTGCGACCCACCTCATGCAACAGCTGCGCCTGCCGGCTAATGTGACCCAGGCATAAACACTGCAGTCCTAGtggaggaaggagcaatCCGACCAGGCCCATCGTACTTGCCCTGTAAATGACATCCCTGTCCCAATGCTCCGAGGTCGGAAGGAAAGAACCAGATGGTGAGTAGTTTTGTGGGTAGGAAATGGAAAATTTTAGCAATAATTCTTTAGGAAAGAAGTATAATCCCGGGCTGGACTACAGGCTGGGCTCCAGCTctagctccagctccatgcCCATCACGCTCGCCTTTTTATTTCAATATATATGAGTGTATGGAATAAATTTGAAAGTACTAGTtccctgaagaagaagtggcGGTCCATGGTCCAAACTCATACGGGATACTGACCTATAAATACTTCcagttggatgaggaggtggGGAAATGCTGCATAAGCAGCTAGGGATTCCAATTGAGAGCTTGTAAAACAAGCCTCCAGACTCTTAAATACAGAGAATGTCGTAAGATTACATTATCATATCATCATTGCAAGGAAAACGCATCGCGATCTATACGCCAGCGGACCCCGCCTTCGCGCCCTTAAACTCTTGAGAGGTTGAGGTCCCAAACCCCACTGGCTTCCCGGTTGTGTGAatgtcttcctcgtcaatTTCTTGTCCCTCTGTGTCGAGGTTGGTATCGACTTCATTCCAGGTGTCGCTTGTAGCAACGATGGGGAAGAGGCGAGTGAGGACATAGTACATCACAAAGGATACAATGAAGCCGGAGATATAGTTGATATTGTAAATGTACTGGGCACCCACAGGCACCTCACGGCCAACTTCACCGGCAAATCCAACGATATTAATCATGATTCCGGATAGATAGGAAGCGTAGGCCCGCCAGGAGAAGCCGTATTGGAAGCGGTATACGGAATCCTTCTCGCCGCTATATAAATCTCCGACGATAAGG encodes:
- a CDS encoding putative adenosine deaminase (COG:F;~EggNog:ENOG410PHW9;~InterPro:IPR001365,IPR032466;~PFAM:PF00962;~go_function: GO:0019239 - deaminase activity [Evidence IEA]) gives rise to the protein MDRLSKPVDSHFTRSLPKIELHAHLSGSISRQCLHEIWLQKKARDPAFDVEDPWVVMPPGKVDFSLNTFFQTFNQSIYHLVNDLESVAYATTSVLQSFLDDSVRYLELRTIPRDASDSSFTREEYLSTVLDTVATFKSRNPNQISIYLILGMDRGQLTNHSKHAHEIVDLAIANQVRGVVGVDVCGNPTKGDISLCREAFVKAKEHGLGLTVHFAEVHSVGLREELQTLLSFNPDRLGHVIHVPEDIKREIARRQLGLELCISCNVHAKMFDGGFLDHHFGYWRHEECPIILCTDDVGFFCSPVSNEYSLAAEHFQLNRTDVLNISRKAINAIFGGEKEKERLRELLDEFGFAHN